The proteins below come from a single Sphingomicrobium sediminis genomic window:
- a CDS encoding peptidylprolyl isomerase — protein sequence MLILSLAAALSLASQEVPAEPSEAEESVDQALPPGWRPAPAGLMIGGPNGEPMRVVAVGLAIEPQAEEAEAAEDLVRVTLTTGMGDIVLDLDRGNAPVTTAAFLDYLERGWLVDAAFYRAMPYGDAGIAQFGVRRTDHLLDPIAHESTDDTGILHERGTISLIAPAPGEGRADWFISLVDIPGFDASESFHGFSPFGRVVEGMDVVEAIFGAPLDPEAGEGVMKGQMLADPVLITAAEMAGDD from the coding sequence ATGTTGATTCTCAGTCTTGCCGCCGCATTGTCGCTCGCCTCGCAGGAAGTGCCTGCAGAGCCCTCCGAAGCCGAGGAAAGTGTTGACCAAGCCCTGCCGCCCGGCTGGCGCCCGGCGCCGGCGGGGCTGATGATCGGGGGTCCAAACGGTGAGCCGATGCGGGTCGTGGCCGTTGGGCTGGCGATCGAGCCGCAGGCGGAAGAGGCCGAGGCTGCGGAGGATTTGGTTCGGGTCACGCTGACCACCGGCATGGGCGACATCGTGCTCGATCTCGACCGTGGCAATGCGCCGGTCACGACGGCGGCCTTCCTCGATTATCTCGAGCGCGGCTGGCTGGTCGATGCGGCTTTCTATCGGGCGATGCCCTATGGCGATGCCGGGATCGCGCAATTCGGCGTGCGGCGCACCGATCACCTGCTCGATCCGATCGCGCATGAATCGACCGACGATACGGGCATCCTGCACGAGCGCGGGACTATCTCGCTGATCGCGCCGGCGCCGGGTGAGGGCCGCGCCGACTGGTTCATCTCACTGGTCGATATCCCGGGCTTCGATGCGAGCGAGAGCTTTCACGGCTTCTCGCCCTTCGGCCGCGTGGTCGAGGGCATGGATGTGGTCGAGGCGATCTTCGGCGCACCGCTCGATCCCGAAGCGGGCGAGGGCGTGATGAAGGGCCAGATGCTGGCCGATCCCGTGCTGATCACCGCCGCCGAGATGGCGGGCGACGACTAA
- a CDS encoding YqaE/Pmp3 family membrane protein, with protein sequence MGNLIVLIASVLLPPLGVALNKGIGGTFLVNLVLTLLFFIPGVLHAIYVNFL encoded by the coding sequence ATGGGTAATCTTATCGTACTTATCGCTTCCGTCCTGCTGCCGCCGCTCGGCGTCGCGCTGAACAAGGGTATTGGCGGCACCTTCCTCGTGAACCTGGTGCTGACGCTGCTCTTCTTCATCCCGGGCGTGCTCCACGCAATTTACGTGAATTTCCTCTAA
- the phoU gene encoding phosphate signaling complex protein PhoU, translated as MQHTLRAFDDDISNLRGQIETMGRLAIKAVEQAVEALSTGDVAIAKRVIEDDKKIDLLEQDIDQLAIRTIALRAPMADDLRDIIAALKIASVIERIGDYAKNVSKRVKRMGDSADRSQVDDLVAMGKDAAALAGAAVKAYLDRDEKLALTIDSRDDAIDKAYSKIVKRTLKMTSDSEGAADDIAHALFIAKYFERIGDHATNVAETVYYAATGEMFPEDPARTDDLDE; from the coding sequence GTGCAACATACGCTTCGCGCCTTCGACGACGATATCTCGAACCTGCGCGGTCAGATCGAAACCATGGGCCGTCTCGCGATCAAGGCGGTCGAGCAGGCTGTGGAAGCGCTGTCGACCGGCGATGTTGCGATCGCCAAGCGTGTGATCGAGGACGACAAGAAGATCGACTTGCTCGAGCAGGATATCGACCAGCTGGCGATCCGCACGATCGCGCTGCGCGCGCCGATGGCCGACGACCTGCGCGATATTATCGCAGCGCTGAAGATCGCCTCGGTAATCGAGCGGATCGGCGACTATGCCAAGAACGTCTCGAAGCGCGTCAAGCGCATGGGCGACAGCGCCGACCGGAGCCAGGTCGACGACCTCGTAGCGATGGGCAAGGATGCCGCCGCGCTCGCCGGCGCTGCGGTGAAGGCTTATCTCGATCGTGATGAAAAGCTCGCGCTGACGATCGACAGCCGCGACGATGCGATCGACAAGGCCTATTCCAAGATCGTCAAACGTACGCTCAAGATGACCTCGGACAGCGAAGGCGCTGCCGACGACATTGCCCACGCGCTTTTCATCGCCAAATATTTTGAGCGGATTGGCGACCATGCCACCAACGTGGCGGAGACGGTCTATTATGCGGCGACGGGCGAGATGTTCCCTGAGGATCCCGCCCGCACCGACGACCTGGACGAATAG